In one Mycobacteriales bacterium genomic region, the following are encoded:
- a CDS encoding GntR family transcriptional regulator, whose protein sequence is MTGGRDTDGGAAATETYRRLADSLRRGAFPAGGRLPGERDLATSLGVSRSTLRQALSRLADEGQVDRSSQRGWFVSRQVVGEPPSTLQSFSEMAQARGLTPQSKVLVQRRRPATFDEAERLRIAPAAGVVELRRLRSLDGVPVCVDTSVVVLAFAPGLAEADMTDRSLYAAIEQAPRVRVARSSYTVRADACDADTAALLEIEPGAPILVGEETTYSADGTPLLVGTMSYRADAYRFQADLFRPL, encoded by the coding sequence ATGACTGGGGGGCGGGACACCGACGGCGGCGCCGCCGCGACGGAGACCTATCGCCGGCTGGCCGACTCGCTGCGGCGGGGGGCATTCCCGGCCGGCGGCCGGCTGCCGGGTGAGCGTGATCTCGCGACCAGCCTCGGGGTGAGCCGGTCGACCCTGCGGCAGGCGCTGAGCCGGCTGGCCGACGAGGGCCAGGTCGACCGGTCGTCGCAGCGGGGCTGGTTCGTCAGCCGGCAGGTTGTCGGTGAGCCGCCGAGCACCCTGCAGAGCTTCTCCGAGATGGCCCAGGCCCGCGGCCTCACCCCGCAGTCCAAGGTGCTGGTGCAGCGCCGGCGACCGGCGACGTTCGACGAAGCCGAGCGGCTGCGCATCGCACCCGCCGCCGGTGTCGTGGAGCTGCGGCGGCTGCGCAGCCTCGACGGCGTGCCGGTCTGCGTGGACACGAGCGTTGTCGTACTCGCCTTCGCCCCGGGCCTGGCCGAGGCCGACATGACCGACCGGTCGCTCTATGCCGCGATCGAGCAGGCTCCGCGGGTCCGGGTGGCGCGCAGTTCCTACACCGTGCGCGCGGACGCCTGCGACGCGGATACCGCCGCGCTGCTGGAGATCGAGCCGGGCGCGCCGATCCTCGTGGGCGAAGAGACGACCTACTCCGCCGACGGCACCCCGCTCCTGGTCGGCACGATGTCCTACCGGGCCGACGCGTATCGCTTCCAGGCGGATCTGTTCCGGCCGCTGTAG